Proteins encoded within one genomic window of Thioploca ingrica:
- a CDS encoding D-alanyl-glycyl endopeptidase-like protein has protein sequence MVITWVKKNRISFFLLVNLTLFLSCYADEISSTIIPNLPQACRLDCATPYGEKLGMAIGDVVAYSNCNAQCLVREPYYQNGTYTGIKWQCVEFARRWLLIHQGVVYGDVDIAADIWDKITQVTRVADGKKLKMESHLNGSTQAPQRGDLLIYAQAYLNTGHVAVVTEVNLTAGVIRVAEQNFTNQKWASNNYAREIDLVIKGSRYWLLDAYLLGWKHILSVN, from the coding sequence ATGGTAATAACCTGGGTTAAAAAGAATAGGATAAGTTTTTTCCTGCTGGTTAATTTAACTCTATTTTTATCTTGCTATGCTGATGAGATTTCATCTACTATAATACCCAATTTACCTCAAGCTTGTCGTTTGGATTGTGCAACACCTTATGGAGAAAAATTGGGAATGGCAATTGGCGATGTGGTTGCCTATTCTAATTGTAATGCTCAGTGTTTGGTTCGAGAACCTTATTATCAAAATGGCACGTATACTGGAATTAAATGGCAATGTGTTGAATTCGCAAGAAGATGGCTCTTGATTCATCAAGGCGTTGTATACGGTGATGTGGACATTGCCGCTGATATTTGGGATAAGATTACGCAGGTAACCCGAGTAGCCGATGGGAAAAAATTAAAGATGGAATCTCATCTTAATGGCTCAACTCAAGCTCCTCAACGGGGTGATCTATTGATATATGCCCAAGCTTACCTCAATACGGGGCATGTCGCTGTGGTTACTGAAGTGAATTTAACAGCCGGTGTAATACGAGTTGCAGAACAAAATTTTACCAATCAAAAATGGGCCAGTAACAACTATGCCCGTGAAATTGATTTGGTAATCAAAGGGAGCCGATATTGGTTATTAGATGCTTATTTACTGGGTTGGAAGCATATCCTCAGTGTAAATTAA
- a CDS encoding RNA-binding protein has protein sequence MNIYVGNLSYNLSKEDLKTLFSEYGEVSEVNLITDKYSGKSKGFAFVEMPKQSEAEAAIKALNESPIKGRNIKVNQARPRNERPQRKSRY, from the coding sequence ATGAATATATATGTAGGTAATTTATCCTATAACCTGAGCAAAGAGGATTTAAAAACACTTTTTTCAGAGTATGGAGAGGTGTCTGAGGTAAATCTCATCACCGATAAATACAGCGGCAAATCTAAAGGGTTTGCTTTTGTGGAAATGCCTAAACAATCAGAGGCAGAAGCGGCTATCAAAGCCCTTAATGAAAGTCCAATAAAAGGAAGAAATATCAAAGTTAATCAAGCACGTCCACGTAATGAGCGACCACAACGTAAATCGAGGTATTAA
- a CDS encoding asparagine synthase, whose product MTSLLSIEGLSPWTMKKVSVNLTNLFSQWQQTGTDFWFCGAAFDKKQGTLLNTQEIAQRFRQAQSKSAIAEQLNQLNGFFSLIWIGPWGTVAAVDHVRSRPLFIGSKADDVIITDDAEQARKFADVSERNVEHTEEFRLTGYVTGRNTLFDQVKQLQAGECVIVGESMEWIRYYRYIPTANSTLDATQLMAGVRKYTEAAIGRLIEYANGRQIVIPLSGGYDSRSIALLLHQFQYPNIVTFSFGRPDCAEARISRLVAKTLGLPWHFVSYSNKQWQMWIKTEQFKHYVQKIHSHVSVPTIQAWPAAWQLLRDKVFAQDCIVVPGHTVVPVYVGNFFAKELVSVSNPIELVTSTIINHYYHLRPLSKTQLLKWQKNLTTQIITMMGNSTSRLPASLLEEWKWQEIEAKYIVNSNRYYDFFGLDWWMPLWDQEVADFWATVPYEYKRHHQLWIDFVKSLWQAKTSISPGLGHSHDETVKLKRVIKHAISGLIHTSLIQRWRHQQKLFGILPLLEGIKLDLMGIRRGVAIPSYLTGLSLKYCNPDIKK is encoded by the coding sequence TTGACATCACTACTATCAATTGAAGGACTGTCACCTTGGACCATGAAAAAAGTTTCAGTCAATCTAACCAACTTATTTAGCCAATGGCAGCAAACGGGTACTGATTTCTGGTTTTGCGGTGCTGCTTTCGATAAAAAGCAGGGCACTTTGCTTAATACTCAGGAAATAGCCCAACGGTTCAGGCAAGCTCAGTCAAAATCAGCTATAGCCGAACAGTTAAATCAATTAAATGGTTTTTTCTCTTTGATCTGGATTGGACCATGGGGTACCGTTGCTGCTGTCGATCATGTTCGTAGTCGTCCCTTGTTTATTGGCAGTAAGGCAGACGATGTCATTATTACTGATGATGCTGAGCAGGCAAGAAAATTTGCCGATGTGTCAGAAAGAAACGTTGAACACACTGAAGAATTTAGGCTAACCGGATACGTCACCGGTAGAAACACCCTGTTTGATCAGGTTAAGCAATTACAAGCCGGCGAATGTGTCATCGTGGGTGAATCGATGGAGTGGATACGATATTATCGCTATATTCCCACCGCGAATTCTACCTTGGATGCAACACAATTGATGGCTGGGGTAAGGAAATATACTGAAGCAGCCATTGGTCGGTTAATAGAATATGCCAATGGTCGGCAAATTGTCATTCCTCTCAGTGGTGGTTATGATTCAAGAAGTATAGCGTTGTTGCTTCACCAATTCCAATATCCGAATATCGTCACTTTTAGCTTTGGTCGTCCAGACTGTGCGGAAGCGCGCATCAGTCGATTGGTTGCTAAAACCTTGGGCTTGCCATGGCATTTTGTTTCCTATAGCAATAAACAATGGCAAATGTGGATCAAAACCGAACAATTCAAACACTACGTACAAAAAATTCATTCCCACGTTTCAGTGCCAACGATTCAAGCTTGGCCAGCGGCTTGGCAACTCTTAAGAGATAAAGTGTTTGCTCAAGATTGTATTGTGGTGCCAGGGCATACGGTAGTACCAGTGTATGTTGGAAATTTTTTTGCCAAGGAACTTGTGTCTGTTAGTAACCCAATAGAATTGGTTACCAGTACAATAATAAATCACTATTATCATTTGCGTCCGCTTTCAAAGACTCAACTGCTCAAATGGCAAAAAAACTTAACTACTCAAATTATTACCATGATGGGTAATTCAACTTCAAGGCTGCCAGCATCCTTGCTTGAAGAATGGAAATGGCAAGAAATAGAGGCAAAGTACATTGTTAACTCTAACAGATATTATGATTTCTTTGGCTTAGATTGGTGGATGCCCTTATGGGATCAGGAGGTTGCTGACTTCTGGGCCACGGTTCCCTATGAATATAAACGCCATCACCAGCTCTGGATAGATTTTGTAAAAAGTCTCTGGCAAGCTAAAACTTCAATCAGTCCTGGTTTAGGTCATTCACACGATGAAACGGTCAAACTAAAACGGGTGATAAAGCACGCTATTTCAGGTCTCATCCATACTTCTCTAATCCAACGTTGGCGTCACCAACAAAAATTGTTTGGAATTCTGCCATTATTAGAAGGTATCAAGCTCGACTTAATGGGAATTAGAAGGGGTGTTGCCATTCCTTCCTATTTAACTGGCTTGTCCTTAAAATATTGTAATCCAGACATTAAAAAATAG
- a CDS encoding oxygen-independent coproporphyrinogen III oxidase, with protein sequence MPVREATGCASSRLRGFMFHFITLPPLSLYIHVPWCVRKCLYCDFNSHAIHSTLPEKDYIAALLADLDQDLSWIESRTIGSIFIGGGTPSVLSPEAIAHLLAGVRKRLILSDSVEVTLEANPGTVEQLRLQEFQQAGINRLSLGIQSFNELALASLGRIHGRQSAIAAIEATQRAGLTNFNLDILFGLPQQTVEMALQDLQMALSFQPPHLSWYQLTIEPHTWFYHHPPPLPDEDELWAIQTAGQNYLAEQGYIHYEISAYAQPHWQCQHNLNYWQFGDYLGIGAGAHGKITQLTQGTITRLLKQSHPETYLHTAHMPQVVANRTVLTAAEASLEFVMNALRLSTGFTSREFRLNTGLSLSYIDPAIQQACERGWLTLSADTDEAMRIRATEQGWCFLNDLLSLFVPES encoded by the coding sequence ATGCCTGTAAGAGAAGCTACGGGTTGCGCTTCATCTCGGTTACGGGGATTTATGTTTCATTTTATTACTTTACCACCTTTAAGTCTTTATATTCATGTGCCTTGGTGTGTTCGCAAGTGCCTTTATTGTGATTTTAATTCTCATGCTATCCACTCGACGTTACCAGAAAAAGATTATATCGCGGCATTATTGGCCGATTTAGATCAAGATTTGTCTTGGATTGAATCGCGAACAATTGGTAGTATTTTTATTGGCGGAGGAACACCAAGTGTGTTATCACCGGAGGCGATTGCTCATTTATTGGCGGGAGTGAGAAAGCGGTTGATTTTAAGTGATTCGGTGGAAGTGACTTTGGAAGCTAATCCGGGTACGGTTGAGCAATTACGGTTGCAGGAATTTCAACAAGCGGGTATTAATCGATTATCATTAGGTATCCAGAGTTTTAATGAGTTGGCTTTAGCCAGTTTAGGTCGCATTCATGGACGCCAATCGGCTATTGCCGCGATAGAGGCAACACAGCGAGCGGGATTGACTAATTTTAATCTGGATATCTTGTTTGGATTACCTCAACAAACCGTGGAAATGGCATTGCAAGATTTACAAATGGCGCTGAGTTTTCAACCACCGCATCTGTCTTGGTATCAATTGACTATAGAACCGCATACTTGGTTTTATCATCATCCCCCGCCGTTGCCGGATGAAGATGAATTATGGGCGATTCAAACAGCGGGGCAAAATTATTTAGCCGAGCAAGGTTATATTCATTATGAAATATCGGCTTATGCTCAACCCCATTGGCAGTGTCAACATAATTTGAATTATTGGCAATTTGGTGATTATTTAGGGATTGGCGCTGGTGCACATGGTAAAATAACTCAGCTTACTCAAGGAACGATTACGCGGTTGTTAAAACAATCTCATCCAGAGACTTATTTACACACGGCGCATATGCCACAGGTCGTTGCCAACCGAACTGTTCTCACTGCAGCAGAGGCGAGTTTAGAATTTGTTATGAATGCACTACGGTTATCCACCGGTTTTACCAGTCGAGAATTTAGGCTGAATACTGGTTTAAGTTTAAGTTATATAGACCCAGCTATCCAGCAAGCGTGTGAACGGGGCTGGCTCACTCTAAGCGCGGATACTGATGAAGCCATGCGAATTCGGGCCACTGAGCAAGGCTGGTGTTTTTTAAACGATTTGTTAAGTTTATTCGTACCAGAGTCATAA